A genomic window from Streptomyces sp. MST-110588 includes:
- a CDS encoding LCP family protein: MDAQGRGRGDEIDPADQWVFNPDTGNYELRLDPAGHPAPQPARPSQPAPPRSPSSGRTGPPSPGAGDAPGSGRAPAREPVQDTDTRELPVQRNRRAARRPSAPGGPADAARGSGDGPPRGPTSRRKPKPKKSGKKKALYWTAGTLGFVLVVGCGGLYFVYQHLNGNISKVDVGEENDAVTDGPVNILIIGTDARKGKGNQGYGDAGSVGHADTTILMHVSRDRTNATALSIPRDMITDIPDCPTKQADGSTKTIPGRQGVRFNTSLGQDNRDPGCTWRTVEKLTGLEINHFMMADFNAVKELSEAVDGVEVCAAKDIDDPKSHLKLKRGKHIVKGEQALAFVRTRHAVGTGSDLSRIELQQQFLSSMVRKMKSDDTLTDLGKLWKLSNAATKALTVDTGIGSAKKLMDLAKDLSRVDIKKITFATVPVLDNPKDKATVILNQAKAEPLFRMIKADHSLAKGKGKKAKGKGGKDGKAVPKAPADKVRVDVSNGGGPIGAAQLTVDWLQNGKAAKLSTNAGNATVKLAATRLEYAANQADQAATLAEWMGLPKSALKQTAGAAGPRVPMKLVLGKDFKAPGVPIAAPTETPSGVQHVNADDKNICAK; this comes from the coding sequence GTGGATGCGCAAGGCCGTGGGCGAGGGGACGAGATCGATCCCGCCGATCAGTGGGTGTTCAACCCGGACACCGGCAATTACGAGCTGCGGCTGGACCCCGCCGGTCATCCGGCGCCCCAGCCGGCCCGGCCGTCCCAGCCGGCCCCGCCCCGGTCCCCGTCCTCGGGCCGTACGGGACCCCCGTCCCCCGGCGCGGGGGACGCGCCGGGCAGCGGCCGGGCACCCGCCCGGGAGCCGGTCCAGGACACCGACACCCGTGAGCTGCCGGTCCAGCGCAACCGCCGGGCCGCGCGCCGCCCGTCGGCCCCTGGCGGCCCGGCCGACGCCGCCCGCGGCTCCGGCGACGGCCCGCCGCGCGGCCCCACCAGCCGCCGCAAGCCCAAGCCGAAGAAGTCCGGCAAGAAGAAGGCGCTCTACTGGACCGCCGGCACGCTCGGCTTTGTGCTCGTCGTGGGCTGCGGCGGGCTGTACTTCGTCTACCAGCACCTCAACGGCAACATCTCCAAGGTGGACGTCGGCGAGGAGAACGACGCGGTCACCGACGGCCCGGTCAACATCCTGATCATCGGTACGGACGCCCGGAAGGGCAAGGGAAACCAGGGGTACGGGGACGCCGGCAGCGTCGGCCACGCCGACACCACGATCCTGATGCACGTCTCCCGGGACCGCACCAACGCCACCGCCCTGAGCATCCCCCGCGACATGATCACCGACATCCCGGACTGCCCGACCAAGCAGGCGGACGGCTCCACCAAGACCATCCCGGGCCGTCAGGGCGTCCGCTTCAACACCAGCCTGGGCCAGGACAACCGCGACCCCGGCTGCACCTGGCGCACCGTGGAGAAGCTGACCGGCCTGGAGATCAACCACTTCATGATGGCCGACTTCAACGCGGTCAAGGAGCTGTCGGAGGCGGTGGACGGCGTCGAGGTGTGTGCGGCCAAGGACATCGACGACCCCAAGTCGCACCTGAAGCTCAAGCGGGGCAAGCACATCGTCAAGGGCGAGCAGGCACTGGCGTTCGTACGGACCCGGCACGCCGTCGGCACCGGCAGCGACCTGAGCCGTATCGAGCTCCAGCAGCAGTTCCTCAGCTCGATGGTGCGCAAGATGAAGTCCGACGACACCCTCACCGACCTCGGCAAGCTGTGGAAGCTGAGCAACGCCGCGACCAAGGCGCTGACCGTCGACACCGGTATCGGCAGCGCGAAGAAGCTGATGGACCTGGCCAAGGACCTCAGCCGGGTCGACATCAAGAAGATCACCTTCGCCACCGTGCCCGTGCTGGACAACCCCAAGGACAAGGCGACCGTCATCCTGAACCAGGCCAAGGCCGAGCCGCTGTTCCGGATGATCAAGGCCGACCACTCCCTGGCCAAGGGCAAGGGCAAGAAGGCCAAGGGGAAGGGCGGCAAGGACGGCAAGGCGGTGCCGAAGGCGCCCGCGGACAAGGTACGGGTCGACGTCAGCAACGGAGGCGGGCCGATCGGCGCCGCCCAGTTGACCGTGGACTGGCTGCAGAACGGCAAGGCCGCGAAGCTGTCCACCAACGCCGGCAACGCCACCGTCAAGCTCGCCGCGACCCGCCTGGAGTACGCCGCCAACCAGGCCGATCAGGCCGCCACGCTGGCCGAATGGATGGGCCTGCCCAAGAGCGCGCTGAAGCAGACCGCCGGTGCCGCCGGGCCCCGGGTGCCGATGAAGCTCGTCCTCGGCAAGGACTTCAAGGCGCCGGGCGTACCGATCGCGGCGCCGACCGAGACCCCGAGCGGGGTGCAGCACGTCAATGCCGACGACAAGAACATCTGTGCCAAGTAG
- a CDS encoding LCP family protein encodes MDAYVTESPKAPSDADTDAQEPAAVPRRKRRWLRWTALGASVVILAGAGAGWLVYNKLDGNIRTDAATENELERYEAQRPPAEPTDAQNILLIGSDNRGGGKGNDQYGQDSGTQRSDTTILLHLAADRKSATAVSIPRDLMVEVPACKRTDGQRVRPQHVQFNWSFEFAGAACTIRTVEKMTGIRIDHHMIVDFVGFKRMVDAVDGVEVCLTKPVNDKAAHLVLPAGRQTLHGEDALGYVRARKSLGNGSDTQRIERQQQFLGQLVKKIRSNGVLLNPGRLFPVLDAATSSLTTDPGLASLKDLYELVRGMRDIPADKVQFLTVPRQAYRYDANRDELVQPAAGRLFEQLRKDRPVVVRPAPTDGSRDPDNTADYDDPAQDGKKQDDNGQDGKNRDAKQQDGKNRHVTGSPEPSPSAPTFRGTTAERGICE; translated from the coding sequence ATGGACGCATACGTGACCGAGAGCCCCAAGGCCCCTTCCGACGCCGACACCGACGCTCAGGAACCCGCCGCCGTACCCCGGCGCAAGCGACGATGGCTGCGCTGGACCGCGCTGGGTGCCTCCGTCGTGATCCTGGCCGGTGCGGGAGCGGGCTGGCTCGTCTACAACAAGCTCGACGGCAACATCCGTACCGATGCCGCCACGGAGAACGAGCTGGAGCGGTACGAGGCGCAGCGGCCCCCCGCCGAGCCCACCGACGCACAGAACATCCTGCTCATCGGCTCGGACAACCGGGGCGGCGGCAAGGGCAACGACCAGTACGGCCAGGACAGCGGCACCCAGCGCTCGGACACCACGATCCTGCTGCACCTGGCGGCGGACCGGAAGAGCGCCACCGCCGTCAGCATCCCGCGTGACCTGATGGTGGAGGTGCCGGCCTGCAAGCGGACGGACGGGCAGCGGGTCCGGCCGCAGCACGTCCAGTTCAACTGGTCCTTCGAGTTCGCGGGGGCCGCCTGCACGATCCGTACGGTCGAGAAGATGACCGGGATCCGCATCGACCACCACATGATCGTGGACTTCGTCGGGTTCAAGAGGATGGTGGACGCGGTGGACGGCGTCGAGGTGTGCCTGACCAAGCCCGTCAACGACAAGGCCGCCCACCTGGTGCTGCCGGCCGGCCGCCAGACGCTGCACGGCGAGGACGCGCTCGGCTACGTACGCGCCCGCAAGAGCCTGGGCAACGGCAGCGACACGCAGCGGATAGAGCGGCAGCAGCAGTTCCTGGGCCAGTTGGTGAAGAAGATCCGCAGCAACGGCGTGCTGCTCAACCCGGGACGGCTCTTCCCGGTGCTGGACGCGGCGACCAGTTCGCTCACCACGGACCCGGGCCTGGCGTCACTGAAGGACCTGTACGAGCTCGTACGGGGCATGCGCGACATCCCGGCCGACAAGGTGCAGTTCCTGACCGTGCCGCGGCAGGCGTACCGCTACGACGCCAACCGTGACGAGCTGGTGCAGCCGGCCGCCGGCCGGCTCTTCGAGCAGTTGCGCAAGGACCGTCCGGTGGTGGTCCGGCCGGCCCCCACGGACGGCTCCCGCGACCCGGACAACACCGCGGACTACGATGATCCGGCCCAGGACGGGAAGAAGCAGGACGACAATGGGCAGGACGGAAAGAACCGGGACGCGAAGCAGCAGGACGGGAAGAATCGCCACGTAACGGGTTCTCCCGAACCCTCCCCGTCGGCCCCGACGTTCCGGGGAACCACCGCAGAACGCGGAATCTGCGAATAA
- a CDS encoding TIGR03089 family protein, whose translation MNATDRTPADLLRSALAADPARPLVTFYDDATGERVELSVATFANWVAKTANYLQGDLAAGPGDRLALLLPAHWQTAVWLLACSSVGVVAQIGGPSAPADVVVSGPDTLEEARACTGERVALALRPLGGRFPQPPQGFADYAVEVPSQGDRFAPYAPVDPDEPALAVEGRELTGSQVVEQARADAARLGLTQGSRLLSGLPYDTWEGLSAGLLAPLAAGGSVVLCRHLGQLDAAGLTKRQESERVTHTAV comes from the coding sequence ATGAACGCCACCGATCGCACCCCCGCCGACCTGCTGCGTTCCGCGCTCGCCGCGGACCCGGCCCGCCCGCTCGTGACCTTCTACGACGATGCCACCGGTGAACGCGTGGAACTGTCCGTGGCCACTTTCGCCAATTGGGTGGCGAAGACCGCCAACTACCTCCAGGGAGACCTCGCGGCCGGCCCCGGCGACCGCCTCGCCCTGCTGCTGCCCGCCCACTGGCAGACCGCGGTGTGGCTGCTGGCGTGCTCCTCGGTGGGCGTGGTCGCGCAGATCGGCGGCCCGAGCGCACCCGCCGACGTCGTCGTCAGCGGCCCGGACACGCTGGAGGAGGCCCGCGCCTGCACGGGCGAGCGGGTGGCGCTGGCACTGCGCCCGCTGGGCGGCCGGTTCCCGCAGCCGCCGCAGGGCTTCGCGGACTACGCGGTGGAGGTGCCGAGCCAGGGCGACCGCTTCGCGCCGTACGCGCCCGTGGACCCGGACGAGCCCGCGCTGGCCGTCGAGGGCCGGGAACTGACGGGGAGCCAGGTGGTGGAGCAGGCCCGCGCGGACGCCGCCCGGCTCGGGCTCACCCAGGGCTCGCGGCTGCTGTCCGGCCTGCCGTACGACACGTGGGAGGGGCTCTCGGCCGGGCTGCTGGCGCCGCTGGCCGCCGGCGGGTCGGTGGTGCTCTGCCGCCACCTCGGGCAACTGGACGCGGCCGGGCTGACCAAGCGTCAGGAGAGCGAGCGGGTCACCCACACCGCGGTGTGA
- a CDS encoding peptidoglycan recognition protein, with the protein MRAFFASSLGVACTAALVLPLALPAGADAAGDAGAPAPGVTAPARPAASALPVVSALPAAPAAPAGLPGSTRSLPLVPLGPGVRGAVPGTRGLSARNTEPFSLVGVVWDDPGADLRGRVQVRTRASDTAVWSHWQDLQTHDEDAPDPDSAEGRGSAVRGSTAPLWVGASDAVQVRVSPEAGSPRAESLRAESPQGGSPQAGSPEAGSPDRAGSARSGGRARARAALPDGLRLELVDPGGAPPPAPAPDPRAGRTSERTLGRPADQGPAGTPAPAHTHGSWLFDHVAKTGAEALSDISGILGLPQSSHGPRDDGPRDDGPPTGSSSTGDGDPGRPQEQTGVRPPRIVSRAGWGADESLREKGYVYTGNIRAAFIHHSATGSNYRCSQSPSVIRSIYRYHVKSSGWRDLGYNFLVDKCGTVYEGRAGGVAKPVLGAHTLGFNANSMGIAVLGTYTRTSPPKAALNALARLTAWKLGLSNVDPRGATRLVSDGGTRYKKGAKVKMRVISGHRDAYATDCPGRRLYNKLGTVRSTAARYQGR; encoded by the coding sequence ATGCGTGCCTTTTTCGCTTCCTCGCTCGGCGTCGCGTGCACCGCCGCCCTCGTTCTCCCGCTCGCCCTCCCGGCCGGGGCGGACGCCGCCGGGGACGCCGGTGCGCCGGCTCCCGGGGTCACCGCACCCGCCCGGCCCGCCGCCTCTGCCCTGCCCGTCGTGTCCGCCCTGCCCGCCGCGCCCGCCGCACCGGCCGGACTCCCGGGCAGCACCCGGTCCCTGCCGCTGGTCCCCCTGGGGCCCGGCGTCCGCGGCGCAGTGCCCGGCACCCGGGGCCTGTCCGCCCGGAACACCGAGCCGTTCTCGCTGGTGGGAGTCGTCTGGGACGATCCCGGCGCCGATCTGCGCGGTCGCGTCCAGGTCCGTACGCGGGCCTCGGACACCGCTGTCTGGTCCCACTGGCAGGACCTCCAGACGCACGACGAGGACGCTCCCGACCCGGACAGCGCCGAAGGGCGGGGCAGCGCGGTACGGGGCAGCACCGCGCCCCTGTGGGTCGGCGCGTCCGACGCCGTACAGGTACGTGTCTCACCGGAGGCCGGATCACCGCGGGCTGAATCACTGCGGGCTGAATCACCGCAAGGCGGATCACCGCAGGCCGGCTCGCCGGAGGCCGGATCACCGGACCGGGCCGGTTCCGCGCGGTCCGGCGGGCGCGCCCGAGCCCGCGCCGCGCTCCCGGACGGGCTGCGCCTGGAACTCGTGGACCCGGGTGGCGCCCCGCCGCCCGCACCGGCGCCGGACCCGCGCGCCGGACGGACCTCCGAACGGACCTTGGGACGGCCGGCCGACCAGGGGCCGGCCGGGACGCCGGCCCCCGCACATACGCACGGGTCGTGGCTGTTCGACCACGTGGCGAAGACCGGGGCCGAGGCGCTGTCGGACATCAGCGGCATCCTGGGGCTCCCTCAGTCATCGCACGGCCCAAGGGACGACGGCCCACGGGACGACGGGCCCCCTACGGGCAGCTCGTCCACCGGGGACGGCGACCCGGGCAGGCCCCAGGAGCAGACCGGCGTCCGGCCGCCGCGGATCGTCTCCCGGGCAGGCTGGGGCGCCGATGAGTCCCTGCGCGAGAAGGGCTACGTCTACACCGGCAACATCCGGGCCGCCTTCATCCACCACAGTGCCACCGGCAGCAACTACCGGTGCTCCCAGTCCCCTTCGGTCATCCGCAGTATCTACCGCTACCACGTCAAGAGCAGTGGCTGGCGCGACCTGGGCTACAACTTCCTCGTGGACAAATGCGGCACCGTCTACGAAGGCCGGGCGGGCGGCGTTGCCAAGCCCGTGCTGGGTGCGCACACTCTCGGTTTCAACGCCAACAGCATGGGCATCGCTGTTCTCGGTACGTACACCCGCACGAGTCCGCCGAAGGCCGCCCTCAACGCCCTGGCCCGGCTGACCGCGTGGAAGCTCGGCCTGTCCAACGTCGATCCGCGGGGCGCCACCCGGCTGGTCTCCGACGGCGGCACCCGGTACAAGAAGGGCGCCAAGGTCAAGATGCGCGTCATCTCGGGCCACCGGGACGCCTACGCCACCGACTGCCCCGGGCGCCGCCTGTACAACAAGCTCGGCACCGTACGCAGCACCGCGGCCCGCTACCAGGGCCGCTGA
- a CDS encoding NDP-sugar synthase, whose protein sequence is MTEAILLVGGKGTRLRPLTVHTPKPMVPAAGVPFLTHQLARARAAGVEHIVLATSYLAEVFEPYFGDGSALGLHLEYVTEEEPLGTGGAIRNVASRLRSAPGDPVLIFNGDILTGLDIEALVDTHRTTGADVSLHLTRVADPRAFGLVPTDPSGRVTAFLEKPQTPEEIVTDQINAGAYVFNRSVIDTIPAGRPVSVERETFPGLLADGAHLQGMVDSTYWLDLGTPHAFVRGSADLVLGRAPSPAVPGRCGDRLVMDGADVAPDAKLSGGTAVGAGAVIGSGARVEGSTVLDGAVVEAGAHVQDSLVGAGARIGARTVLEGAVIGDGAVIGADNELRDGVRVWCGAQIPAGAVRFSSDQ, encoded by the coding sequence GTGACTGAAGCGATCCTCCTGGTCGGCGGCAAGGGCACCAGACTGCGCCCGCTGACGGTGCACACGCCCAAGCCCATGGTCCCGGCGGCCGGCGTGCCCTTCCTCACGCACCAGTTGGCCCGCGCCCGCGCCGCCGGCGTCGAGCACATCGTGCTTGCCACCTCCTACCTGGCCGAGGTCTTCGAGCCGTACTTCGGCGACGGGTCGGCGCTGGGGCTGCACCTGGAGTACGTCACCGAGGAGGAGCCGCTGGGCACCGGCGGCGCCATCCGCAACGTCGCCTCCCGGCTGCGGTCCGCTCCCGGCGACCCGGTGCTGATCTTCAACGGGGACATCCTCACCGGCCTGGACATCGAGGCATTGGTGGACACCCACCGCACCACCGGCGCCGACGTCTCCCTGCACCTGACCCGGGTGGCGGACCCGCGCGCCTTCGGCCTGGTCCCCACCGACCCGTCCGGCCGGGTCACCGCCTTCCTGGAAAAGCCCCAGACACCCGAGGAGATCGTCACCGACCAGATCAACGCCGGCGCGTACGTCTTCAACCGTTCGGTGATCGACACCATCCCGGCCGGCCGCCCGGTCTCCGTGGAGCGGGAGACCTTCCCCGGGCTGCTGGCCGACGGCGCCCACCTCCAGGGCATGGTCGACTCCACCTACTGGCTGGACCTGGGCACCCCGCACGCCTTCGTACGCGGCTCCGCCGACCTGGTCCTGGGCCGCGCCCCGTCCCCGGCCGTACCCGGCCGCTGCGGCGACCGCCTGGTCATGGACGGAGCCGATGTCGCGCCGGACGCCAAGCTCTCGGGCGGTACGGCGGTCGGCGCGGGCGCGGTGATCGGCTCCGGCGCGCGCGTCGAGGGCAGTACGGTCCTGGACGGGGCGGTCGTCGAGGCGGGCGCCCATGTGCAGGACTCCCTGGTCGGCGCGGGGGCGCGCATCGGGGCCCGCACGGTCCTGGAGGGCGCGGTGATCGGGGACGGCGCGGTCATCGGCGCCGACAACGAGCTGCGGGACGGTGTGCGGGTGTGGTGCGGCGCACAGATCCCGGCGGGCGCGGTGCGCTTCTCCTCCGACCAGTAG
- a CDS encoding DNA-3-methyladenine glycosylase 2 family protein: protein MPATTRTWAPPGPCDLERTLCVLGRGPGDPAFAVDRGVLWRASRTPQGPGTLCVRALRGEGLIEAEAWGPGAAWLLDGLPALLGAADDPSAFVPRHRVVHEARRRHPGVRLARTGLVLESLIPSVLEQKVTSDEAYRAWRLLLQRHGEPAPGPRERMRVMPDPAGWAMIPSWEWHRAGVDAKRSDTVVRAARVARRLEEAAAMDLPEASRRLQAVPGIGPWTAAETLQRANGAPDAITVGDLHLPKIIGYALTGRRGTTDEEMLELLAPYEGQRHRAARLILLSGRTPPRRAPRFPVGDIARL, encoded by the coding sequence ATGCCCGCCACCACCCGCACCTGGGCCCCGCCCGGCCCCTGCGACCTCGAACGCACCCTGTGCGTCCTGGGCCGCGGACCCGGCGACCCGGCCTTCGCGGTGGACCGGGGCGTCCTGTGGCGCGCCAGCCGTACACCCCAGGGACCGGGCACCCTGTGCGTCCGGGCCCTGCGGGGCGAGGGACTGATCGAGGCCGAGGCATGGGGGCCCGGCGCCGCATGGCTGCTGGACGGGCTGCCGGCCCTGCTGGGCGCCGCCGACGACCCGTCGGCCTTCGTCCCCCGCCACCGCGTCGTCCACGAGGCCCGGCGCCGCCACCCGGGCGTCCGGCTGGCCCGTACCGGACTGGTGCTGGAGTCGCTGATCCCCTCGGTCCTGGAGCAGAAGGTCACCAGTGACGAGGCGTACCGCGCCTGGCGGCTGCTCCTCCAGCGGCACGGCGAGCCCGCGCCCGGCCCCAGGGAGCGGATGCGGGTGATGCCCGACCCCGCCGGCTGGGCGATGATCCCCTCCTGGGAGTGGCACCGGGCGGGCGTGGACGCCAAGCGCTCGGACACCGTCGTACGGGCCGCCCGGGTGGCCCGCCGCCTCGAAGAGGCCGCGGCCATGGACCTGCCCGAGGCGAGCCGGCGCCTCCAGGCCGTCCCCGGCATCGGCCCCTGGACGGCGGCGGAGACCCTTCAGCGCGCCAACGGCGCCCCGGACGCGATCACGGTCGGCGACCTCCACCTCCCGAAGATCATCGGCTACGCGCTCACCGGGCGCCGGGGCACGACCGACGAGGAGATGCTCGAACTCCTGGCCCCGTACGAGGGCCAGCGGCACCGCGCGGCCCGGCTGATCCTGCTGTCGGGGCGCACACCGCCACGGCGCGCGCCCCGCTTCCCCGTGGGGGACATCGCCCGGCTGTGA
- a CDS encoding coenzyme F420-0:L-glutamate ligase has product MTVPSYRVWALPGMPQVQAGDDLAKLIAAAATAEGLPGLADGDILLVTSKIVSKAEGRMLEAVDREAAIDQETVRVVARRGTLRIVENRLGLVMAAAGVDASNTPAGTVLLLPEDPDASARAIREELRTALGVNVGVVVSDTAGRPWRAGLTDMAIGAAGVRVLEDLRGGQDAYGNPLSATVVAVADELAAAGDLVKGKADGLPVAVVRGLSHVVTAGPAEDGRSGPDDRPGQDVRSEQEAPGARAMVRGAADDMFRLGTSEAVREAVTLRRTVREFTDDPVDGGAVRRAVAAALTAPAPHHTTPWRFVLLESPETRLRLLDAMRDAWIADLRGDGFGEESIAKRVRRGDVLRKAPYLVVPCLVMDGSHTYPDERRNAAEREMFVVANGAGIQNFLVALAGERLGSAWISSTMFCRDVVREVLELPGTWDPMGAVAVGRPAQAPPARPARDADGFVLVR; this is encoded by the coding sequence GTGACCGTGCCGTCCTACCGGGTCTGGGCGCTGCCCGGCATGCCTCAGGTGCAGGCCGGTGACGACCTCGCCAAGCTGATCGCCGCGGCTGCCACGGCGGAGGGGCTGCCGGGGCTCGCCGACGGCGACATCCTGCTGGTGACCTCCAAGATCGTCAGCAAGGCGGAGGGCCGGATGCTGGAGGCCGTCGACCGCGAGGCGGCCATCGACCAGGAGACCGTACGGGTCGTGGCGCGGCGCGGGACGCTGCGGATCGTGGAGAACCGGCTCGGCCTGGTCATGGCCGCGGCCGGGGTCGACGCCTCCAACACACCCGCCGGGACCGTGCTGCTGCTGCCGGAGGACCCGGACGCCTCGGCGCGGGCCATCAGGGAGGAACTGCGCACGGCGCTCGGCGTGAACGTGGGCGTCGTGGTCAGCGACACCGCCGGGCGGCCGTGGCGCGCCGGGCTGACGGACATGGCGATCGGCGCGGCCGGCGTCCGGGTGCTGGAGGACCTGCGGGGCGGCCAGGACGCGTACGGCAATCCGCTGAGCGCGACGGTGGTGGCGGTGGCCGACGAGCTGGCCGCCGCCGGTGACCTGGTCAAGGGCAAGGCGGACGGGCTGCCGGTCGCGGTGGTGCGCGGCCTGTCCCACGTGGTGACCGCCGGCCCTGCGGAAGACGGCCGAAGCGGGCCGGACGACCGGCCCGGACAGGACGTCCGGTCCGAGCAGGAGGCCCCCGGCGCGCGGGCGATGGTGCGGGGCGCCGCGGACGACATGTTCCGCCTGGGCACCTCCGAGGCCGTACGGGAGGCGGTGACGCTGCGCCGTACGGTGCGGGAGTTCACCGACGATCCGGTGGACGGCGGCGCGGTGCGGCGGGCGGTCGCCGCGGCGCTCACCGCCCCGGCCCCGCACCACACGACGCCCTGGCGGTTCGTGCTGCTGGAGTCCCCCGAGACCCGGCTGCGGCTGCTGGACGCCATGCGCGACGCCTGGATCGCCGATCTGCGCGGGGACGGCTTCGGCGAGGAGTCCATCGCCAAGCGGGTGCGGCGCGGTGACGTGCTGCGCAAGGCGCCGTACCTGGTGGTGCCCTGCCTGGTCATGGACGGCTCGCACACCTATCCGGACGAGCGGCGCAACGCGGCCGAGCGGGAGATGTTCGTCGTCGCCAACGGCGCGGGCATCCAGAACTTCCTGGTCGCGCTCGCCGGGGAGCGGCTGGGCTCGGCGTGGATCTCCTCGACGATGTTCTGCCGGGACGTCGTACGGGAGGTCCTGGAGCTGCCCGGCACCTGGGACCCGATGGGCGCGGTGGCCGTGGGGCGGCCGGCCCAGGCGCCGCCGGCCCGGCCGGCCCGGGACGCCGACGGCTTCGTCCTCGTCCGCTGA
- the cofD gene encoding 2-phospho-L-lactate transferase, with protein MRIVVLAGGIGGARFLRGLKAAAPDTDITVIGNTGDDIHLFGLKVCPDLDTVMYTLGGGINEEQGWGRTEESFHVKEELAAYGVGPDWFGLGDRDFATHIVRTQMLGAGYPLSAVTEALCARWKPGVRLLPMSDDRVETHVAVTLPSQDTAGGTDGEADGAGERKAIHFQEYWVRLRASVPAHAIVPVGADQAKPAPGVLEAIGEADVILFPPSNPVVSIGTILAVPGIREAIADAGVPVVGLSPIVGDAPVRGMADKVLAAVGVEATAAAVAQHYGSGLLDGWLVDTVDADTVARVEAAGIRCRAVPLMMTDVQAAAAMAREALALAEEVRA; from the coding sequence ATGCGCATTGTGGTTCTGGCCGGCGGTATCGGCGGCGCCCGCTTCCTGCGGGGTCTGAAAGCAGCGGCTCCGGACACGGACATCACCGTCATCGGCAACACCGGTGACGACATCCACCTGTTCGGACTGAAGGTCTGTCCCGACCTCGACACCGTGATGTACACGCTCGGCGGCGGCATCAACGAGGAGCAGGGCTGGGGCCGTACGGAGGAGTCCTTCCACGTCAAGGAGGAACTGGCGGCCTACGGCGTGGGCCCGGACTGGTTCGGGCTCGGCGACCGCGACTTCGCCACCCACATCGTCCGTACGCAGATGCTCGGCGCCGGCTACCCGCTGAGCGCGGTGACCGAGGCGCTGTGCGCGCGGTGGAAGCCCGGGGTGCGGCTGCTGCCGATGTCGGACGACCGCGTGGAGACCCATGTCGCCGTCACGCTGCCCTCCCAGGACACGGCCGGAGGTACGGACGGTGAGGCCGACGGCGCCGGCGAGCGCAAGGCGATCCACTTCCAGGAGTACTGGGTACGGCTGCGGGCCTCGGTCCCGGCGCACGCGATCGTGCCGGTCGGCGCCGACCAGGCCAAGCCGGCGCCGGGCGTGCTGGAGGCGATCGGCGAGGCGGACGTGATCCTCTTCCCGCCGTCCAACCCGGTGGTGAGCATCGGCACGATCCTGGCGGTGCCGGGCATCCGGGAGGCCATCGCGGACGCCGGGGTGCCGGTGGTCGGTCTGTCGCCGATCGTCGGGGACGCGCCGGTGCGCGGCATGGCGGACAAGGTGCTGGCGGCGGTGGGCGTCGAGGCGACCGCGGCGGCCGTCGCCCAGCACTACGGTTCCGGGCTGCTGGACGGCTGGCTGGTGGACACCGTGGACGCGGACACGGTCGCCCGGGTCGAGGCCGCGGGCATCCGCTGCCGGGCCGTACCGCTGATGATGACGGACGTTCAGGCCGCCGCCGCGATGGCCCGCGAGGCCCTGGCGCTCGCCGAGGAGGTCCGCGCGTGA
- a CDS encoding cysteine dioxygenase family protein, translated as MNSDVQIAGDPLAVPHLLPPVPAHPSTVAGFAGLAREVAADRAAWAPLVRYDATTRWYHRLRTGPGYEVWLLSWLPGQGSGLHDHGPSFGVFTVLEGELTERTQTVAGGAERRRQVRTQTVRGLRPGTQHVFAPGYVHEVVNDALVPAVSLHVYFPGLTEMPMHHCAGVRDGALPAHAPAVRQPTGP; from the coding sequence ATGAACAGCGACGTCCAGATCGCCGGCGACCCGCTCGCCGTCCCCCACCTGCTGCCGCCCGTCCCCGCCCACCCGTCCACCGTCGCCGGCTTCGCGGGGCTGGCCCGTGAAGTAGCCGCCGACCGCGCCGCCTGGGCCCCGCTCGTCCGGTACGACGCCACCACCCGCTGGTACCACCGCCTGCGCACCGGTCCCGGTTACGAGGTCTGGCTGCTGAGCTGGCTGCCGGGCCAGGGCAGCGGACTGCACGACCACGGACCGTCCTTCGGCGTGTTCACCGTTCTGGAGGGCGAGTTGACGGAGCGTACGCAGACGGTGGCCGGGGGAGCGGAACGCAGGCGACAGGTGCGGACCCAGACGGTGCGCGGCCTGCGGCCCGGGACACAGCACGTCTTCGCGCCCGGGTACGTCCACGAGGTCGTCAACGACGCGCTCGTACCCGCCGTCAGCCTGCACGTCTACTTCCCCGGCCTGACCGAGATGCCCATGCACCACTGCGCCGGCGTGCGCGACGGCGCGCTCCCCGCGCACGCGCCCGCCGTCCGCCAACCCACCGGCCCCTGA
- a CDS encoding WhiB family transcriptional regulator translates to MTELFQELLVEEADEELGWQERALCAQTDPESFFPEKGGSTREAKKVCLACEVRSECLEYALANDERFGIWGGLSERERRRLKKAAV, encoded by the coding sequence ATGACCGAGCTGTTCCAGGAATTGCTGGTCGAGGAGGCGGACGAGGAGCTCGGCTGGCAGGAGCGCGCACTGTGCGCCCAGACCGACCCCGAATCCTTCTTCCCGGAGAAGGGTGGCTCCACCCGCGAGGCCAAGAAGGTCTGCCTCGCGTGCGAGGTCCGGTCCGAATGCCTGGAGTACGCCCTCGCCAACGACGAACGCTTCGGCATCTGGGGCGGCCTGTCCGAGCGCGAGCGGCGCCGGCTGAAGAAGGCTGCCGTCTGA